In Candidatus Mycalebacterium zealandia, one DNA window encodes the following:
- a CDS encoding Rne/Rng family ribonuclease: MKKQILISRTFGEIRIAVIENGVLAELQVERDSSSRISGNIYKAKVLNVISGIKASFVDIGMEKAGIVSWKDMRSEDGTFNRREQTSPVSEGQDIIVQAVKEPVSGKGPRMKARVTLVGKYVILSTDSDKTAVSKKIGHGVERRDVGKTLEKLRPQNMGLIARTASIDKDASLIEAEVKSLQSQWENIVQTSHIKPSPSLLYEEPPTFLSAVRDFASPNDEIIADDWDILLEINRYIDENFPGEPVSIGYHSSDSPLFRDFGIEQEIENLYKRKIQLRSGGDMIIEEAEGLTVIDVNTGAGTSRGGGTLLRTNLEAAAEAARQIRLRNLVGIIVIDFIDMGFSDMKKVCKTFEDEMRKDRTSHTISEISEFCVLHLTRKRSRESVAKTLSDQCEICDGTGLVKSKETVCYEIIREIEQHNLLARGGEIRVRAHKDIIHTIKCVESELFERFERKGVSILCEEIDESIDNFTVKGEWKV, translated from the coding sequence ATGAAAAAACAGATATTAATCAGTCGCACTTTTGGAGAGATTCGCATAGCGGTGATTGAAAACGGCGTGCTCGCCGAACTTCAGGTGGAGCGCGATTCCAGTTCGCGCATTTCAGGCAACATATACAAGGCGAAGGTTTTGAATGTAATTTCCGGAATCAAGGCGTCTTTTGTTGACATAGGAATGGAAAAAGCCGGCATTGTTTCGTGGAAGGACATGCGTTCCGAAGACGGAACTTTTAACCGAAGAGAGCAGACAAGTCCCGTTTCCGAAGGGCAGGACATCATTGTGCAGGCGGTCAAAGAGCCGGTGTCGGGCAAGGGACCGAGAATGAAGGCGCGCGTTACGCTTGTGGGCAAGTATGTGATTCTTTCAACCGATTCGGACAAAACCGCCGTGTCAAAGAAAATTGGTCACGGAGTTGAAAGGCGTGATGTCGGTAAAACACTTGAGAAACTCCGCCCGCAAAACATGGGGCTGATTGCCCGCACCGCATCTATTGACAAAGACGCCTCCCTGATTGAGGCGGAGGTGAAATCTCTGCAGAGTCAGTGGGAGAACATTGTTCAGACATCGCACATAAAACCGTCTCCGTCTCTTCTTTACGAAGAGCCGCCCACTTTCTTGAGCGCGGTAAGGGATTTTGCGTCTCCAAACGATGAGATAATCGCGGACGATTGGGACATTCTGCTTGAAATCAACCGCTATATTGACGAAAACTTTCCGGGTGAACCGGTGTCAATTGGATACCATTCTTCGGACTCCCCGCTGTTCAGAGATTTTGGAATTGAGCAGGAGATTGAAAACCTCTACAAGCGGAAAATTCAACTCCGTTCCGGAGGAGACATGATTATTGAGGAAGCCGAGGGCCTCACCGTGATTGATGTGAACACGGGCGCGGGAACCAGCAGGGGCGGGGGAACGTTGCTACGGACAAATCTTGAAGCGGCAGCCGAAGCGGCGCGCCAGATACGGCTGCGCAATCTGGTCGGAATTATAGTCATAGACTTTATAGATATGGGATTTTCTGATATGAAAAAGGTGTGTAAGACCTTTGAAGACGAGATGAGAAAAGACAGAACAAGCCACACGATTTCAGAGATTTCAGAGTTCTGCGTTCTGCACCTCACACGCAAACGGTCGCGCGAAAGTGTGGCAAAAACACTTTCCGACCAGTGCGAAATTTGCGACGGGACGGGGCTTGTGAAGTCAAAAGAAACGGTTTGCTACGAAATCATCAGGGAGATAGAACAGCACAATCTTCTTGCGCGCGGCGGCGAGATACGGGTGCGCGCTCACAAAGACATCATCCATACAATAAAGTGTGTTGAAAGTGAACTGTTTGAACGGTTTGAGCGCAAGGGCGTGAGCATTTTGTGTGAAGAAATCGATGAAAGTATTGACAATTTTACCGTGAAGGGGGAATGGAAGGTTTGA
- the tatA gene encoding twin-arginine translocase TatA/TatE family subunit, which produces MGSIGITELVIVLVIVLLVFGPGRLGSIGSALGKGIRNFRSSLEGDDSSDDNDENKGSGGTEFRAPKN; this is translated from the coding sequence ATGGGCTCAATAGGCATAACCGAACTTGTAATAGTTCTTGTAATCGTTCTTCTGGTTTTCGGTCCGGGGCGGCTCGGTTCAATCGGTTCCGCGCTTGGAAAGGGAATCAGGAATTTCCGCAGTTCGCTTGAAGGAGACGATTCCTCAGACGACAACGACGAAAATAAGGGTTCGGGCGGCACGGAATTCCGCGCTCCCAAAAACTGA
- the mce gene encoding methylmalonyl-CoA epimerase, with product MKSNENGSLYHIAIAVKNLKESEKLYEMVMGLKITHREEVAEQGVRASMLQPQSGEGTAIELLEPTGEDSPIHKFLETKGEGIHHICFFVDDIEKSLAELKNQGVRLIDETPRVGAYNSKVAFVHPKAMNGVLVELAEMAE from the coding sequence ATGAAATCTAATGAAAACGGCAGTCTTTACCACATAGCGATTGCCGTGAAGAATCTTAAAGAGTCCGAAAAACTTTATGAAATGGTTATGGGGCTTAAAATAACCCACAGGGAGGAGGTCGCCGAGCAGGGCGTCAGGGCGTCAATGCTTCAGCCGCAAAGCGGAGAAGGCACGGCGATTGAACTGCTGGAACCCACCGGAGAGGATTCTCCGATACATAAGTTTCTTGAAACAAAAGGTGAGGGAATTCATCACATCTGCTTTTTTGTGGATGACATTGAAAAATCGCTTGCGGAATTGAAAAATCAGGGCGTCCGCCTCATAGACGAAACCCCGCGCGTGGGCGCTTACAACTCAAAAGTGGCTTTTGTTCATCCCAAGGCGATGAACGGTGTTCTTGTGGAACTTGCGGAAATGGCGGAATAG